One genomic window of Gracilinema caldarium DSM 7334 includes the following:
- the mraZ gene encoding division/cell wall cluster transcriptional repressor MraZ — protein MELLTGEFKNTLDEKGRLSLPSRLRSELSGNILVMTQGVDKCLWLFAPEQWKLLSRKLMETTSPFQARSRMVQRRIIAPAQEIEIDKAGRIAIPQSLREFAGLNRECVILGIDKYIEIWDADQYKQYWDENEAEFRSAAEELSSVFL, from the coding sequence ATGGAATTGTTAACCGGTGAGTTTAAAAACACCTTGGATGAAAAGGGACGCCTTAGCTTACCATCTCGTTTGCGGTCAGAACTGTCAGGAAATATTCTGGTAATGACGCAGGGGGTGGATAAGTGTCTGTGGCTTTTTGCACCTGAGCAATGGAAGCTCCTTTCTCGAAAACTGATGGAAACCACTTCTCCCTTTCAAGCTCGTTCGCGTATGGTGCAGCGAAGAATTATTGCTCCTGCCCAGGAGATAGAGATTGATAAGGCTGGACGTATTGCTATTCCACAAAGTTTGCGTGAATTTGCTGGACTAAATCGTGAATGTGTCATTTTAGGAATTGATAAATACATAGAAATTTGGGATGCGGATCAGTATAAGCAGTACTGGGATGAAAATGAGGCTGAATTCCGTTCTGCTGCGGAAGAACTTAGCTCAGTGTTTTTATAA
- a CDS encoding septum formation initiator family protein: protein MLKRLLLYIWVITIPLFFALNAWQSVRYYQLSEEVRRLEKAQQNQFEQNKRLIAGIAVLSSTERISKIARDELQLQKKNPSEIMQIHIGKRTNQDG, encoded by the coding sequence ATGTTGAAACGACTGTTGTTGTATATCTGGGTTATCACCATTCCGCTCTTTTTTGCCCTGAATGCCTGGCAGTCTGTGCGTTATTATCAACTTTCTGAAGAAGTTCGTCGCTTGGAAAAGGCTCAACAAAATCAATTTGAACAAAATAAACGGCTCATCGCGGGAATTGCCGTTCTTTCAAGTACAGAACGTATTTCTAAAATTGCACGGGATGAACTGCAATTACAAAAAAAGAATCCTTCTGAAATAATGCAGATTCATATTGGAAAAAGGACTAACCAGGATGGGTGA
- the rsmH gene encoding 16S rRNA (cytosine(1402)-N(4))-methyltransferase RsmH, producing MSETAHYVHTPVLLEETLHYLAPRSENALMIDATLGEGGHSYAFLSRFPSLYIIGVDADPGIQEVARKRLAEFGERIHFYSGWSHSFFAEYPSEIKRPDSILIDLGISLFHYEKSGRGFSFRKSEALDMRLDPSFGPSAADLVMQLSERELADLIYQNGEERYSRRIAHAIVEARAKSRIETADMLASIIEGAVPVSYRYGAIHPATRTFQALRIAVNGELSRLESLLDAALHVLENGGRLGVITFHSLEDRIVKNFFREKNKDCTCPPEAPICTCKGQRTVTLITKKPVAPSLEEIKANPPSRSAKLRVVEKVLEENL from the coding sequence ATGTCAGAAACAGCACACTATGTTCATACTCCGGTTCTTCTTGAAGAAACACTTCATTATCTAGCGCCCCGAAGTGAAAATGCTCTTATGATTGATGCTACTCTTGGTGAAGGCGGTCACAGCTACGCCTTTTTAAGTCGTTTCCCCAGCCTTTATATCATCGGTGTGGATGCGGATCCTGGTATTCAGGAAGTTGCGCGGAAGAGACTTGCTGAATTTGGTGAACGAATTCATTTTTATTCAGGATGGTCCCATAGTTTCTTTGCTGAATATCCCTCTGAAATTAAACGTCCCGATAGTATTCTAATTGATCTGGGTATCAGTCTTTTTCACTATGAAAAAAGTGGGCGTGGTTTCAGCTTCCGAAAAAGTGAAGCTTTGGATATGCGCCTTGATCCATCCTTTGGACCCAGTGCAGCAGACCTCGTAATGCAGTTATCTGAACGGGAACTCGCTGACCTTATATATCAGAATGGGGAGGAACGCTATTCGCGCAGGATTGCCCATGCCATTGTAGAGGCACGGGCAAAAAGCCGAATTGAGACGGCTGATATGCTTGCTTCAATTATAGAAGGCGCTGTGCCCGTTTCCTATCGATATGGGGCAATACACCCCGCTACGAGAACATTCCAAGCACTGAGAATTGCAGTAAATGGCGAATTAAGCCGCTTAGAGTCCTTGCTTGACGCAGCCCTGCATGTTCTGGAAAATGGTGGACGTCTTGGTGTTATAACCTTTCATTCATTGGAAGACCGAATTGTAAAAAATTTCTTTAGAGAGAAAAACAAGGACTGCACCTGTCCGCCAGAAGCGCCGATATGTACATGTAAGGGACAGAGAACTGTTACTCTCATTACCAAGAAGCCGGTTGCTCCGAGCTTAGAGGAAATTAAAGCTAATCCCCCCAGCCGAAGTGCTAAATTGCGGGTGGTGGAAAAGGTACTGGAGGAAAACCTGTAA
- a CDS encoding UDP-N-acetylmuramoyl-tripeptide--D-alanyl-D-alanine ligase — MGDSVLMTLDALLKAVQGTLLYTGASAKAGFVSVAIDSRKVTKASLFVALPGSVQDGHHYISSAFNAGASIVLMQEDRLGTYKDIARASAQQQDGAVVVVPDTLRALQKAAKAYLDQFPALLKIGITGSSGKTTVKELTAAILGQEKQVVMNEGNLNSETGLPLSVFSVRPEHEIGVFEMGMNRRGEISELAAVLNPDIALITNIGTAHIGILGSKDAIAEEKKAIFSQFNGKQIGLIPEYDAYANYLQRAVNGQVKCYGPRSTGSFGGGRTKGLDGIEFIWNRKPVAIALPGQHNILNSLAAAALAQEAGVSETAILRGLSSVKPLFGRGEILKGPITLIRDCYNANPESAIAAIEFCDAIEWSGRRIYVIGSMLELGTAAEQEHERVARILAQSKADAVYLFGAETACMKDIIARSGTKQVWHTTDMEMLKGELAGSLVQGDLVLLKGSRGVALERLTDIVSNQGV; from the coding sequence ATGGGTGATTCTGTGTTGATGACCCTGGATGCCTTGCTTAAGGCTGTACAGGGCACATTGTTATATACAGGTGCTTCCGCAAAGGCCGGTTTTGTCTCTGTTGCGATCGACTCGCGTAAAGTAACCAAGGCTAGTCTTTTTGTAGCTTTACCCGGATCAGTTCAGGATGGGCATCATTATATTTCAAGCGCTTTTAATGCTGGAGCTTCGATTGTGCTGATGCAGGAAGATAGGCTTGGAACATATAAAGATATAGCGAGAGCATCTGCACAACAGCAGGATGGGGCGGTTGTTGTTGTACCCGATACTTTACGAGCTTTACAAAAAGCTGCAAAGGCTTATCTGGATCAATTCCCTGCTTTGTTAAAAATTGGTATTACAGGTTCTTCTGGAAAAACGACGGTAAAAGAATTAACCGCTGCAATCTTAGGACAGGAAAAACAGGTTGTTATGAATGAAGGCAATCTTAATTCTGAAACAGGCTTGCCTTTATCGGTGTTTTCGGTAAGGCCGGAACATGAGATTGGTGTTTTTGAAATGGGGATGAACCGCCGTGGGGAGATCAGCGAATTGGCAGCAGTGCTGAATCCTGATATTGCGTTAATCACCAATATCGGAACTGCCCATATCGGTATTCTCGGTTCAAAGGATGCGATCGCTGAAGAGAAAAAAGCAATCTTTTCTCAATTTAATGGAAAACAGATTGGCCTCATCCCCGAATATGATGCCTATGCTAATTATTTACAGCGTGCAGTCAATGGACAGGTAAAATGTTATGGACCCCGTTCAACCGGTTCTTTTGGCGGGGGGCGAACTAAAGGACTCGACGGGATCGAGTTTATTTGGAATAGAAAGCCTGTTGCCATTGCTCTTCCTGGACAACACAATATTCTCAATTCCCTTGCTGCAGCAGCTCTTGCACAGGAAGCTGGAGTCAGTGAAACTGCTATCCTAAGAGGATTGTCTTCAGTGAAACCTCTCTTTGGTCGGGGGGAGATACTCAAAGGGCCAATTACGCTTATCCGGGATTGTTATAATGCCAATCCGGAGTCTGCCATCGCGGCTATTGAATTTTGTGATGCTATAGAATGGTCCGGTCGTAGAATTTATGTAATTGGATCGATGCTGGAATTGGGAACCGCTGCGGAACAAGAACATGAGCGTGTTGCAAGGATATTAGCCCAGTCAAAGGCAGATGCTGTGTATCTCTTTGGAGCAGAAACCGCATGTATGAAGGATATCATCGCCAGGTCTGGAACAAAACAGGTTTGGCATACAACCGATATGGAAATGTTAAAAGGTGAGCTTGCAGGATCATTGGTCCAGGGGGACCTGGTTCTATTAAAGGGGTCCCGGGGAGTTGCCCTGGAACGATTGACCGATATTGTGAGTAATCAAGGAGTTTAG